One part of the Synergistaceae bacterium genome encodes these proteins:
- a CDS encoding type II toxin-antitoxin system RelB/DinJ family antitoxin: MGDTINLSIRMDRELKEQAENLFSELGMNMTTAFNIFVRQSVRQGKIPFEISLVKPNAVTISALEEIADMRAGRIPKQSASVADFAKEMDVSG, translated from the coding sequence ATGGGCGATACGATTAACCTTAGTATCCGAATGGACAGGGAACTGAAAGAGCAGGCGGAAAATCTGTTCTCCGAACTTGGCATGAATATGACGACCGCGTTTAATATTTTTGTACGGCAGTCTGTAAGGCAGGGCAAGATACCGTTTGAAATTTCTCTTGTAAAACCCAACGCAGTGACAATTTCCGCTTTAGAAGAAATTGCGGATATGCGAGCTGGCAGAATACCGAAACAGTCGGCATCTGTTGCTGATTTTGCAAAGGAAATGGATGTTTCCGGATGA
- a CDS encoding type II toxin-antitoxin system YafQ family toxin, whose protein sequence is MFPDEDACLCHAVQAGFQALPKRNYPLQKLLAVMSELENEIPLPPIYKEHSLQGEYAGSLECHIEPDWLLIYQIDDDIREVYFVRTGTHSDLF, encoded by the coding sequence ATGTTTCCGGATGAGGACGCCTGTTTATGCCACGCAGTTCAAGCGGGATTTCAGGCGCTGCCAAAACGCAATTATCCTTTACAGAAACTGCTTGCGGTCATGAGCGAGCTTGAAAACGAAATTCCGCTGCCGCCAATTTACAAAGAACACTCACTGCAGGGTGAATATGCCGGTTCGCTGGAGTGTCATATCGAACCGGATTGGCTGCTGATTTACCAAATTGATGATGACATCAGGGAAGTTTACTTTGTTCGAACTGGGACTCACAGTGACCTGTTTTGA
- a CDS encoding TRAP transporter substrate-binding protein: MKTEKRCITTAILFLALAILLLGYGTLGATASGAADVNNDVGSVTFKFAFVSSQALSDEAHGLIADEIERLSGGKMKVERYLQGQLYTDDNDGVIAVSEGSCEMLIMGDLMISGAVPEVAGFGQIPFAFNSPEHCERFWRTVADRCNEKMIEKQGVRILMDSLELRGPRMIVANKPILGPKDFKGVKFRLPGIAAAVAAFNALGVSPLTSSWSEVYQILQSGVAEACESPLSTFDSISVYEVAKYAMLTNHTYSFRAAHVNEKWWQSLSDAQHNIILQAVKTGFTLFNEKEAKGDSEIAKKWEQKGMKVYQNSEIDVEGIKNTVTPIILEKYKNEWDMTVWDIIQKTKDA; encoded by the coding sequence ATGAAAACGGAGAAAAGGTGTATAACCACGGCAATACTGTTCTTGGCGTTGGCGATTCTGTTACTCGGATACGGGACCTTAGGAGCAACTGCCAGTGGGGCTGCCGATGTAAACAATGATGTTGGAAGTGTCACCTTCAAATTTGCTTTTGTATCGTCTCAGGCGTTGTCAGATGAAGCCCACGGGCTTATTGCAGACGAGATCGAGCGCCTTTCTGGCGGGAAAATGAAAGTAGAGCGTTACTTGCAGGGACAGCTCTACACCGACGACAATGACGGCGTAATCGCGGTATCGGAAGGCAGTTGTGAGATGCTTATCATGGGAGACCTTATGATAAGCGGTGCAGTTCCAGAAGTAGCAGGATTCGGACAAATTCCTTTCGCTTTCAATTCACCGGAGCATTGTGAGAGATTCTGGCGAACTGTTGCGGATCGATGCAACGAAAAGATGATTGAAAAGCAAGGGGTCAGGATTCTAATGGATTCCCTTGAATTGCGTGGTCCCCGCATGATAGTGGCCAATAAACCGATACTTGGGCCGAAGGACTTCAAAGGCGTGAAATTTCGTTTACCAGGTATTGCAGCGGCAGTTGCTGCATTTAACGCTCTTGGGGTAAGCCCCTTAACTTCCTCCTGGTCCGAAGTCTACCAGATCCTCCAAAGCGGCGTCGCAGAAGCTTGTGAATCTCCTTTGTCCACTTTTGACTCTATTTCGGTGTACGAAGTCGCTAAATACGCCATGCTGACTAACCATACGTATTCTTTCCGTGCGGCTCACGTAAATGAAAAATGGTGGCAGAGTCTTTCCGATGCCCAGCATAATATCATCCTCCAGGCGGTAAAAACCGGTTTTACACTCTTCAATGAAAAAGAAGCCAAAGGAGATTCCGAGATAGCGAAGAAGTGGGAACAGAAGGGCATGAAAGTCTACCAAAACAGCGAAATCGATGTTGAAGGTATCAAAAATACCGTCACTCCCATCATCCTTGAGAAATACAAAAATGAGTGGGATATGACTGTATGGGACATCATTCAGAAGACAAAAGACGCGTAA
- a CDS encoding TRAP transporter small permease subunit produces the protein MFVIEIIITLFQITSRNIIGRSYAEIEEIAIILLPWFGFFCATYTLYRGNHVQIEFFYFKMPRNLQRIIFLLTQVVLFILVSTIAIYSIRLSIRQWNLSTPSLGLPNGIRYLGFPIVTPFMLLLFGHNIRRTFKEEFNDNQGLSEIPAKGEN, from the coding sequence ATGTTTGTTATAGAAATAATCATAACACTTTTTCAAATCACAAGCCGGAACATTATTGGAAGGTCTTACGCGGAAATCGAAGAAATTGCAATAATCCTGCTCCCATGGTTCGGATTCTTCTGCGCAACGTACACACTTTATCGAGGAAACCATGTTCAGATCGAGTTCTTTTATTTCAAAATGCCCCGAAATCTCCAACGAATTATTTTCTTGTTGACACAGGTGGTGCTTTTCATCTTAGTATCCACGATAGCCATCTACAGTATCAGGCTCTCCATTCGCCAATGGAACCTGAGCACTCCGTCACTCGGTTTACCAAACGGAATCAGGTATCTGGGGTTCCCCATTGTTACCCCATTTATGCTACTGCTTTTCGGCCACAATATCAGACGCACTTTTAAAGAAGAGTTCAACGATAACCAGGGGCTGAGTGAAATCCCAGCGAAAGGAGAAAATTAG
- a CDS encoding TRAP transporter large permease → MAGDYLFFIIAFFLLLIVLRVPIAFSMLISCFAFILLSGRLPLSNISQGMVSGLGNYAVMASPFFILVSYVMNHAGVTEQLFEFANCLVGHIKGGLAHVNVLASLIFAGMSGSANADAAGLGNIEIHAMKEKGFDADFAVGITAASSTIGPIFPPSNPMVYVGIFANVSIGAMFYGGVVVGVLMALFMCVTVYVIARKRNYPVEKRATMKQLWKSFRDGFWALLTPVILLYCLQNGNITPTEAGAFAFVYALFISMFIYKKLKFRDLYGIFEQAVNSVGIVLLFVSTGKVFTWALGDQQVGETVARFLFSLSQNPWVVLLLINLFLLFLGTFMETVAAITIAAPILFPIARSLGINPVQFGVIFVLNLMIGLLTPPMAICLSITSKIGGISFERAFKAVTPYYIALLLVLLLINLFPILTLGLPHLLLGGYM, encoded by the coding sequence ATGGCCGGCGATTACCTGTTCTTCATAATCGCGTTTTTCCTTTTATTAATCGTATTGCGCGTGCCTATCGCTTTTTCGATGCTTATATCCTGCTTTGCGTTCATCCTTCTCTCGGGACGGTTGCCCCTCAGCAATATCTCCCAGGGAATGGTGTCGGGGCTCGGTAATTATGCGGTCATGGCATCTCCTTTTTTTATTTTAGTAAGCTATGTGATGAACCATGCTGGTGTCACGGAACAACTCTTCGAATTTGCCAATTGCCTGGTGGGGCACATCAAAGGCGGTCTCGCGCACGTTAACGTACTGGCCAGCCTTATTTTTGCCGGAATGTCAGGTTCCGCAAATGCCGATGCGGCGGGGCTCGGCAATATCGAAATCCACGCCATGAAAGAAAAAGGGTTCGACGCCGATTTTGCTGTCGGTATAACTGCTGCGTCCAGTACAATAGGGCCGATATTTCCTCCTTCCAACCCCATGGTGTATGTCGGCATCTTTGCTAACGTCTCCATCGGAGCTATGTTCTACGGAGGCGTGGTTGTTGGGGTTCTCATGGCGTTGTTCATGTGCGTGACGGTATACGTTATCGCTCGAAAACGTAATTATCCCGTAGAAAAACGCGCAACGATGAAGCAATTATGGAAATCTTTCAGAGACGGATTTTGGGCGCTGCTGACGCCAGTAATCCTTTTGTACTGCCTCCAGAATGGCAATATCACACCTACAGAAGCTGGCGCTTTTGCTTTCGTATATGCTCTGTTCATAAGCATGTTCATCTACAAAAAATTGAAATTCCGGGATCTTTACGGTATTTTCGAACAGGCCGTTAACTCCGTCGGGATCGTCCTCCTTTTTGTGAGTACAGGTAAAGTGTTCACATGGGCGCTGGGAGACCAGCAAGTAGGAGAAACCGTCGCCAGGTTCCTTTTTTCCCTGTCCCAGAACCCCTGGGTAGTCTTGCTGCTAATCAACTTATTTCTTCTCTTTTTGGGTACATTCATGGAAACTGTGGCGGCAATTACCATAGCTGCGCCAATTCTTTTCCCTATTGCCAGATCTCTTGGCATCAATCCAGTACAGTTCGGGGTAATATTTGTGTTGAATCTCATGATCGGTCTGTTGACACCGCCAATGGCAATCTGTCTATCGATAACCTCTAAAATCGGAGGGATCAGCTTTGAACGGGCATTTAAAGCTGTCACACCCTACTACATCGCTTTGTTGCTTGTCCTGTTGCTGATAAACCTGTTCCCGATTCTGACACTTGGCTTGCCACACCTGCTTCTCGGCGGCTATATGTGA
- a CDS encoding mannonate dehydratase → MKHNIRMVVSQFQVFDEEMAAFATQLGIHEIQMNTPALPGEKVWAFEDIKDLKDRIQHHGLKLVMIENIPLIFYDRVILGLPGRDEQIANYITTIRNLARLDIRLFGHHFSPTFVWRTDDKALGRGNSKVSEFRLENLRVNSNAFTELMRRKRHLLDYDVFEVARGLTTEHLFENYAYFMKAVTPVAEEEGVKLLLHPDDPPLKEFNGIQRMVTSREDYEKAMVVANSDAWGANLCLGCCSEMGGADAVRDLIRFFTKNHRLYSVHFRDVQGILPNFKECFLGEGNFNPAEIIKLLAEEGFEGLIMEDHVAHMDFDSLYGHRARAHELGYIKGMLNMLDFVPSVPHA, encoded by the coding sequence ATGAAACACAACATTAGGATGGTTGTCAGCCAATTCCAGGTATTTGACGAAGAAATGGCTGCTTTCGCAACTCAGTTAGGCATACATGAAATCCAAATGAATACTCCCGCGCTGCCAGGGGAAAAAGTATGGGCTTTTGAGGACATAAAAGACCTGAAAGACAGAATACAACACCATGGACTCAAGTTAGTCATGATCGAAAACATACCCCTGATATTTTATGACAGGGTAATTTTAGGCCTGCCGGGACGTGACGAACAGATTGCAAATTACATTACTACTATACGTAACCTGGCACGGCTTGATATCAGGCTTTTCGGTCATCACTTTTCCCCAACCTTTGTGTGGCGCACGGACGACAAAGCACTTGGGCGAGGTAATTCAAAAGTCTCGGAATTTCGCCTTGAAAATCTGCGTGTTAATTCGAATGCTTTTACAGAGCTGATGAGACGCAAACGCCATTTACTGGACTACGATGTGTTCGAGGTTGCCAGGGGATTGACGACGGAACATTTGTTTGAGAATTACGCGTACTTTATGAAAGCCGTCACACCCGTGGCGGAAGAAGAAGGCGTCAAATTATTGTTACATCCCGATGACCCACCGTTAAAGGAATTCAATGGAATACAACGCATGGTCACCTCCAGGGAGGACTATGAGAAGGCAATGGTCGTCGCCAACAGTGACGCATGGGGAGCTAACCTCTGTCTTGGATGCTGCTCGGAAATGGGTGGAGCGGACGCGGTCAGGGATTTGATCCGGTTCTTTACAAAAAATCACCGCCTATATAGTGTGCATTTTCGTGATGTTCAGGGTATTCTACCCAATTTTAAGGAATGTTTCTTGGGTGAGGGCAACTTCAACCCGGCAGAAATTATAAAGCTCCTTGCCGAAGAGGGATTTGAGGGACTGATCATGGAAGACCATGTAGCGCACATGGATTTTGATTCTTTATACGGCCACAGGGCGCGGGCACATGAACTTGGGTACATCAAAGGCATGTTGAACATGCTGGATTTTGTTCCGTCAGTACCCCATGCCTGA
- a CDS encoding mannonate dehydratase, with the protein MNFVKEYHGNSNIKISNRIDAEESDDFLQFLQQMGIDCCYAWIKTDQDNYDFLARLKERTAKYHLNLFNLGSLDYAKSYAVHRGLPERDRDIERLNNFINVLGKIGVPTTTITWESQHAYATSPEGWVVKSGQPRYQITTRGGAPTRLYDQQTVDADPLSKKLLVTKEETWANFEYFVKATVPTAEESKVRICLHPNDPPVPSSLGVATLIENIDDYRRAFEIAESDFFGMEFCCGCWLEGGRAHFSDIFQAIQEFVKAGKVSIVHFRNVSGTLPYFIETFVDDGYADMYQIMKTFVEAGYNGTMIYDHSPDMTTGLAAQTAFAIGYIKALRQAAQSEVHRGIQ; encoded by the coding sequence ATGAATTTCGTAAAAGAATACCACGGAAACTCTAACATCAAAATCAGTAACAGAATCGACGCGGAAGAAAGCGATGACTTTTTACAGTTTTTGCAGCAGATGGGTATCGATTGTTGCTATGCCTGGATAAAGACAGACCAGGATAATTACGATTTTCTGGCGCGGCTTAAGGAGCGTACCGCAAAGTATCATCTCAACCTGTTCAACTTAGGCAGCCTCGATTACGCCAAATCCTACGCTGTCCATCGAGGTCTGCCAGAACGGGACAGAGACATTGAACGGCTGAATAATTTTATCAACGTTCTCGGAAAGATCGGCGTACCTACAACAACTATCACATGGGAATCACAACATGCCTACGCGACATCGCCGGAAGGCTGGGTGGTAAAATCTGGACAGCCCAGGTATCAGATCACGACCCGTGGCGGAGCGCCGACGCGCCTTTATGACCAACAAACAGTGGATGCCGACCCTCTCTCAAAAAAACTGCTTGTGACGAAGGAAGAAACATGGGCGAATTTCGAATACTTCGTAAAAGCTACCGTGCCAACCGCAGAAGAAAGTAAGGTGAGAATCTGCCTCCATCCGAATGACCCACCCGTTCCCAGTTCTTTGGGAGTCGCAACTCTCATTGAAAACATCGACGACTACAGGCGGGCCTTCGAAATCGCTGAAAGCGATTTCTTCGGCATGGAATTTTGCTGCGGCTGTTGGTTGGAGGGAGGACGCGCTCACTTCTCAGATATTTTTCAGGCTATCCAAGAATTTGTAAAGGCCGGTAAGGTTTCGATTGTACATTTTCGCAATGTATCTGGTACGCTTCCATATTTCATTGAAACATTTGTGGATGACGGGTATGCGGATATGTACCAGATTATGAAAACCTTTGTGGAGGCCGGTTACAATGGGACGATGATCTATGATCATAGTCCCGATATGACTACTGGGTTGGCTGCCCAGACCGCTTTCGCCATCGGATATATAAAAGCACTCAGACAGGCAGCGCAAAGCGAAGTACATAGAGGAATTCAATAG
- a CDS encoding sodium:solute symporter family protein: MLIATWVIAFLIMVALGIYAGNVISQSNQWSGADRTLGVWGLACIYAAFQIGGAAIVGAAQDGYNFGLAAMWYSLGTGSYFIVDALFAGGLRAKMTGDSVPAFLRQHFNKGLSRFYAVMFLLMMLFLIPLQSKSVASLIQVVIPELDVRICLVVSITLAAVYTGYAGMKGAEVIGKIVCFFTYLLLIAFVIMHLNKFGGYSGLVASLPEGHGKIFAGRMTPAYVGALILGGVLSSSLSQVVLQPLLAARSDGVARAGALLGYVISAPICIITGIIGMMAAKHSNFSLGNGVGAFAWITKELSHPAVAGLFFAVTTMIIAATMATFIMSAGTVVKGLYFDLINPKATDKQLLAVSRWGTILAAYITLIPAILLPSSAINALFMTVRYACGSPFSFAIIGGTFWSRVTTKAASWSVIASTIVVAVWLVMGLDGRISVLYPSLVVSFAVGIAATLMDSGKAKS; encoded by the coding sequence ATGTTAATCGCAACATGGGTCATAGCGTTTTTGATCATGGTCGCTCTGGGCATTTACGCGGGCAACGTCATCAGCCAGTCCAACCAGTGGAGCGGCGCGGACAGAACATTGGGAGTGTGGGGGCTGGCCTGCATCTACGCGGCCTTCCAAATCGGCGGCGCCGCCATCGTGGGAGCGGCTCAGGACGGCTACAACTTCGGTCTGGCGGCCATGTGGTACTCCCTGGGCACCGGCTCCTACTTCATCGTGGACGCGCTGTTCGCCGGAGGGCTCCGCGCCAAAATGACGGGCGACTCCGTCCCCGCCTTTCTCAGGCAGCATTTCAACAAAGGGCTGTCCCGTTTTTACGCCGTGATGTTCCTTCTCATGATGCTGTTCCTCATTCCCCTTCAGAGCAAATCCGTCGCCTCTTTGATTCAGGTCGTCATCCCCGAACTCGACGTCAGGATCTGCCTGGTCGTTTCCATCACCTTGGCTGCGGTTTATACCGGTTACGCCGGAATGAAGGGAGCGGAGGTCATCGGCAAGATCGTGTGTTTCTTCACTTACCTGCTCCTCATCGCGTTTGTCATTATGCACCTGAATAAATTTGGCGGCTACAGCGGTTTGGTCGCCAGCCTTCCGGAAGGGCACGGAAAAATATTCGCCGGACGCATGACGCCCGCCTACGTGGGAGCGCTTATTCTCGGCGGCGTCCTCAGTTCGTCTCTGTCCCAGGTGGTCCTCCAGCCCCTGCTGGCCGCCAGAAGCGACGGCGTTGCCCGCGCGGGGGCGTTGCTGGGCTACGTCATCAGCGCTCCGATTTGCATCATCACCGGCATCATAGGCATGATGGCGGCCAAGCACAGCAATTTCAGCCTGGGGAATGGCGTCGGCGCTTTCGCATGGATCACCAAGGAACTCAGCCACCCTGCCGTTGCAGGTCTCTTCTTCGCGGTCACCACCATGATTATCGCGGCCACCATGGCCACCTTCATCATGTCCGCCGGGACGGTGGTGAAAGGCCTTTATTTCGATCTCATCAACCCGAAGGCCACAGATAAGCAATTGCTGGCAGTGTCTCGATGGGGAACCATCCTGGCGGCCTACATCACCCTGATTCCCGCCATCCTTCTGCCCTCCAGCGCCATCAACGCGTTGTTCATGACCGTCCGGTACGCCTGCGGCTCGCCCTTCAGCTTCGCCATCATCGGTGGAACCTTCTGGAGCAGGGTCACCACGAAAGCCGCATCCTGGAGCGTCATCGCGAGCACCATCGTCGTCGCCGTCTGGCTTGTCATGGGACTCGACGGCAGGATTTCGGTGTTGTATCCTTCCCTGGTGGTTTCCTTCGCGGTGGGCATCGCGGCCACTCTGATGGACTCGGGCAAGGCGAAGTCCTGA
- a CDS encoding lactate racemase domain-containing protein, translating to MKFTLQQNMWQGFEPVEIELPDAWDVEYHGVKADSLPALTKEEIRAKINRPFGLPPLRELARGRQKVAIVFDDISRGTPTQILAEIVLEELHAAGIQKEQIRFLCALGMHGAHNRRDFVCKLGEEIVSSYDVYNHNCYENNLQIGVTKRGIPVQINAELMACDLKIGLGAMLPHIFNAFGGGGKILFPGMASDVTVNGNHTAIVSFMQKNKVSLADLLGDLRVDAMRTEVEEMTRMVGEFFKIDCLFNTRQEIVDVYSGDAIEEYYAAVPKAQEIYVSKRARDKQIVIVNANARSNEANIALALAFLGISRETGGDIVLIDRTTMGQIVHYLFGMFGDDAPGRQYRKVAKPSDFIRRIICFMNRDSTTAHILGNMDKQVYVNSWAEVMELLRDYGPGTKVSVLADGSMQYFEIDPNLKLTSGAA from the coding sequence ATGAAGTTCACTTTACAGCAAAATATGTGGCAGGGTTTCGAGCCGGTGGAGATCGAGCTGCCTGACGCCTGGGACGTGGAGTACCACGGCGTCAAAGCCGACTCCCTGCCCGCGCTTACAAAGGAGGAAATCCGGGCGAAAATCAACAGGCCCTTCGGCCTGCCGCCCCTTCGGGAGCTCGCCAGGGGCCGGCAAAAGGTCGCCATCGTTTTCGACGATATTTCCCGTGGCACGCCCACGCAGATCCTGGCCGAAATCGTTCTGGAAGAGCTGCACGCGGCGGGCATTCAAAAGGAGCAGATCCGATTCCTCTGCGCTTTGGGCATGCATGGGGCGCACAACAGGCGCGACTTCGTCTGCAAACTGGGCGAAGAAATCGTCAGCAGCTACGACGTCTACAACCATAATTGCTACGAGAACAACCTGCAGATCGGCGTCACCAAACGCGGGATTCCCGTCCAAATCAACGCCGAGCTGATGGCCTGCGACCTGAAAATCGGTCTGGGCGCCATGCTTCCCCACATCTTCAACGCTTTCGGCGGCGGCGGCAAAATCCTGTTCCCCGGCATGGCTTCGGACGTGACCGTGAACGGAAACCACACGGCCATCGTTTCGTTCATGCAAAAGAACAAAGTCTCCCTGGCGGACCTGCTGGGCGACCTGCGGGTGGACGCCATGCGCACGGAAGTGGAGGAAATGACCCGGATGGTGGGGGAGTTCTTCAAGATCGACTGCCTCTTCAACACCCGCCAGGAGATCGTTGACGTATACTCCGGGGACGCCATTGAGGAATACTACGCGGCGGTTCCCAAGGCCCAGGAAATCTACGTTTCCAAACGGGCCAGGGACAAGCAGATCGTCATCGTCAACGCCAACGCCCGTTCCAACGAGGCCAACATCGCTCTCGCCCTGGCGTTTTTGGGCATTTCCAGAGAAACAGGCGGAGACATCGTGCTCATCGACCGAACCACCATGGGACAGATCGTTCACTATCTTTTCGGCATGTTCGGCGACGACGCCCCCGGCAGGCAGTACCGCAAGGTAGCCAAGCCCAGCGATTTCATCCGCCGCATCATCTGCTTCATGAACAGAGATTCCACCACGGCGCACATCCTGGGCAACATGGACAAGCAGGTCTACGTCAACTCCTGGGCGGAGGTCATGGAGCTGCTCAGGGATTACGGCCCGGGAACGAAGGTGTCGGTTCTGGCGGACGGCAGTATGCAGTATTTCGAGATCGACCCAAACCTGAAGCTGACCTCGGGCGCGGCCTGA
- a CDS encoding M42 family peptidase, which translates to MTSRTELTALMQTLCAVDGVSGYEDRARAAVREMVAPHADEMTTDAMGSLIVFKKGAERPARRLMICAHTDEVGGLVFRITDEGLLKFVAVGSLDPRVILGQRVRIGEKNLPGVVGVKAFQLWDEKKKTLCPSIEELFVDIGARDRAEALRHVHVGDPIAFESEPCPFGEDYFKAKAIDDRLGCAVMVALIREELPFDAWFAFSVCEEVGLRGAAALTERVRPDVSLVLEGTSAADMPGVPSDNRPTYQRGGAAVSLMDRATFYDRDVLRRMTEAADAEGIRWQPRDGAKGGTDSGSIHLRNGGSLTFGVSAPTRYIHSANNVLYLPDAVAVLDLTRLFIRIMGK; encoded by the coding sequence ATGACCTCGCGAACCGAACTGACCGCGTTGATGCAGACGCTGTGCGCCGTCGATGGCGTTTCGGGCTACGAGGATCGCGCGCGTGCGGCCGTCCGCGAGATGGTCGCGCCCCACGCCGACGAGATGACGACCGACGCGATGGGGAGCCTCATCGTATTTAAAAAAGGAGCGGAGCGCCCGGCCCGGCGTTTAATGATCTGCGCGCACACGGACGAGGTCGGGGGGCTCGTCTTTCGAATCACGGACGAGGGGTTGCTGAAATTCGTCGCCGTGGGCTCTCTCGACCCCCGCGTCATCCTGGGGCAAAGGGTGCGGATCGGAGAGAAGAACCTGCCCGGCGTGGTGGGCGTCAAGGCGTTCCAACTGTGGGACGAAAAAAAGAAAACCCTCTGCCCTTCCATAGAGGAGCTGTTCGTCGATATCGGCGCCAGGGACAGGGCGGAGGCGCTCCGGCACGTCCACGTCGGCGACCCGATCGCCTTTGAAAGCGAGCCCTGCCCGTTCGGCGAGGACTATTTCAAGGCGAAGGCCATCGACGACCGTCTGGGCTGCGCCGTGATGGTTGCGCTCATCCGGGAAGAACTGCCGTTCGACGCGTGGTTCGCGTTCTCGGTGTGCGAGGAGGTCGGGCTTCGCGGCGCGGCGGCGCTCACGGAACGGGTCCGCCCCGACGTGTCCCTTGTCCTGGAGGGGACGAGCGCGGCGGACATGCCAGGCGTTCCCTCCGACAACCGCCCGACGTATCAGAGAGGCGGCGCGGCGGTTTCTCTGATGGACCGCGCCACGTTTTACGATCGGGATGTTCTGCGGCGAATGACGGAAGCGGCGGATGCCGAGGGTATTCGCTGGCAGCCCCGCGACGGGGCGAAAGGGGGCACGGACTCCGGCTCGATCCATCTGAGGAACGGCGGCTCCCTTACGTTCGGCGTGTCCGCGCCCACCCGCTACATTCACAGCGCCAACAACGTCCTGTATCTGCCTGACGCCGTCGCCGTGCTCGACCTGACGCGGCTTTTCATTCGCATAATGGGGAAGTGA
- a CDS encoding M20/M25/M40 family metallo-hydrolase — MDLKSEIMRLSSLRGVSGDEGAVSADLAARLRPLTDSVSVDPFGNVVAMRGSSRTGAPKLLIDVHIDQAGLMVTEVTDDGFARFSPIGIDARILLSNEMTILTRNGPLKAIVSALPPHLQEDGDELKAPRPEDMTLDLGMSGEKARELIRPGDFAVYDTRPVELLGGTIAGPAMDNRAGLAAVLHALEGLAGVELPCQLAVAGVTREESGLHGAEQVVRRERPEYIVVVDACHARTPDAGKYERVHEMGGGPVIGRGANSSPRMAEALIAVTERENIPYQLEAIPRTSRTDAWAAQIAACGAATVVVSLPVRYMHMPVETVRLDDVEALGKLLCAFCRDFRGLDFQGLNGEGGRVS; from the coding sequence ATGGATTTGAAAAGTGAAATCATGCGTCTGTCGTCTCTGCGCGGCGTCTCGGGAGACGAAGGCGCCGTGTCGGCCGATCTCGCGGCCAGGCTGCGCCCCCTGACGGACTCGGTATCCGTCGATCCATTCGGGAACGTCGTGGCCATGCGCGGCAGTTCCCGAACGGGCGCGCCGAAGCTCCTGATCGACGTTCACATCGACCAGGCGGGCCTGATGGTCACGGAGGTGACGGACGATGGCTTCGCCCGTTTTTCGCCAATCGGCATCGACGCCAGAATCCTGCTCTCGAACGAAATGACGATCCTGACGCGAAACGGCCCGCTCAAAGCCATCGTGAGCGCGCTGCCCCCTCACCTCCAGGAAGACGGGGACGAGCTGAAAGCGCCGCGCCCGGAGGATATGACGCTGGACCTCGGCATGAGCGGCGAAAAGGCGAGAGAACTGATCCGTCCGGGCGACTTCGCCGTATACGACACGAGGCCGGTGGAGCTTCTGGGCGGAACGATCGCCGGCCCGGCGATGGACAACAGAGCGGGGCTCGCAGCCGTTCTCCACGCGCTCGAAGGGCTTGCGGGCGTGGAACTGCCGTGTCAGCTCGCGGTCGCAGGCGTCACGAGGGAGGAATCCGGGTTGCACGGCGCGGAGCAGGTCGTCAGGCGCGAACGCCCCGAATATATCGTCGTGGTGGACGCCTGTCACGCGCGAACGCCGGACGCCGGGAAATATGAGCGGGTACACGAGATGGGGGGCGGGCCGGTGATCGGGCGCGGCGCGAACAGCTCCCCGCGCATGGCGGAGGCGTTGATCGCGGTCACCGAGCGGGAAAACATCCCTTATCAGCTTGAAGCCATACCGAGAACCAGCCGGACGGACGCCTGGGCGGCGCAAATCGCGGCGTGCGGCGCGGCGACGGTCGTCGTTTCTCTGCCGGTCCGGTATATGCACATGCCCGTCGAAACGGTCCGCCTGGACGACGTGGAAGCGCTGGGAAAGCTGTTATGCGCCTTCTGTCGGGACTTTCGCGGTTTGGACTTTCAGGGTTTGAATGGAGAAGGAGGCCGCGTCTCATGA